The sequence below is a genomic window from Babesia bigemina genome assembly Bbig001, chromosome : II.
TGGCGGCACTTCAGGACCTACCTTTGCGATTCGGTTACTGGTGAGATATAGCTCACGCAGGTTCGTTAGGCTGTTAACATTAGCGATTCTCTCGATACGGTTAAATGACAAATCCAGAACGCTGACAAAGCGTCACTGTGAGCACTTTTGAGCCTACCGAAGGTTCACAAGGTGGTCGATATTCTCAATAGCTGCGATGCTGTTCTGGTACAGGTCGAGTACCTCCAATTCCCGATTGGCTTCCAAATTCTCAATTTTTTCCACTAAACTTGACACTATAGCGAGTTTCTAAAACCATGTGATGTCGCACAGTGCGTAACTTGCCTTCAGTCCGGTCAGGTCCGCGAGATTCTCTATGCGCCGTATTCGCGCACAGTGGAATTCGAGCTCGTCGCTGCCCTCCGGCGCGTCTAGGTCTATTCCAATTCGCTGGACCCTAATTCCAGCGTCTGTTGCCATTTTAAGGGTGAAACGGGAGCCATTTCAGTACTGACGGCTGCGACGCGCGAGCCCTATATGCCTCGCAACAGTGTTAACGTACTAGCACCGACGATATTTACATCAAAGTTCAGCTGGCTATGTAGTTGTAATTCTTGTTCACCTGGTAGACATAGATGTTGCCATCGGTGGAACCGGCGAAAAGTGTCGTGCCGTCCGGGTTCCAGCAGAGCGATATGCACCAGGGAAGGCCGTACTTTTTGGGCTTTTCACTCGCGATTTCGGCGAGCACGTTCTTGTTCTCCAAGTTCCATATCTTGATCACCTTGTCAGTGGCAACGCAGAGCCAGTAGTTGCAGGGTGAGAAGCAAAGCGCGTTGATGGGAGACCCGGCGTCCAACAGGTGCAGGCTGTTGCCCTCCTTCATGTCCCAAAGACGAGCGATACCGTCTTTGCCACCCGAGGCGCAAAGCGAACCGTCGGGGGAAATGGAGGTGCAGGCGACAGTGCCCTCGTGACCGGTCAGGCTGAATTTCAGGTTGCAGGTCGCAAGGTCCCACACCTGCAGGTTTGTGATTTAATGGCAACAATGCGGTCTCCTACCTTAACAATCTTGTCCCAACCGCCAGAGACGAAGACGTGCTCGTGCGGGTTGGGTGAGAAACGAACGCACGAGACCCAGTCGTTGTGGGCGCTGCTTACAGTGCGTTTGCACTCAGACACGGTGTTCCACAGCTTAATGGTTTTGTCGCGACTGCCAGAGATGATCTGCCTGTTGTCAGGGCTGAAGTCGACGCTGTAGACGTCGCTGGTGTGGCCGTTGAAGACACGCACGGTCTTCGCCTTGACCAAATCCCAGAGCCTCAGGGTGTTGTCTGCGGAGCTATGAGACCACAAAACACTGCAACGCACCCCAAGAACCGGAAAGGGCGAAAAGACCGTCAAAGGACATGGTGACATCCTGGATGGCCTGCGAGTGACCGGTAAGCGACTTCTTCGCTACACCGATTTCACCATCGACCTCGTCCTTGTATACTTCCCAGATCAAGATCTTTTTGTCTGCACGCAAATTAGAAGGATGCAGGTCGGACTTGAATATGCAGCGAAGTATGTCAGATGACCTCACAAAGCTCATCAGCTGCGGATCGCGGCAGCCACAACTGCCAGCATATAGCATACATAGAGGCCCACTGTCAGAATGGTTTTGTGAACCACATGGGATTTTTCACAGCACAGGCTAGGCCTTAGAGTGAGCTGGGTCCCGTTTCATCACGTGGTGA
It includes:
- a CDS encoding receptor for activated C kinase, RACK protein, putative translates to MSNNVLEYKGVLTGGHTGWVTSISCPSRSDVNTVVSASRDKKILIWEVYKDEVDGEIGVAKKSLTGHSQAIQDVTMSFDGLFALSGSWDNTLRLWDLVKAKTVRVFNGHTSDVYSVDFSPDNRQIISGSRDKTIKLWNTVSECKRTVSSAHNDWVSCVRFSPNPHEHVFVSGGWDKIVKVWDLATCNLKFSLTGHEGTVACTSISPDGSLCASGGKDGIARLWDMKEGNSLHLLDAGSPINALCFSPCNYWLCVATDKVIKIWNLENKNVLAEIASEKPKKYGLPWCISLCWNPDGTTLFAGSTDGNIYVYQVNKNYNYIAS